The Lepisosteus oculatus isolate fLepOcu1 chromosome 4, fLepOcu1.hap2, whole genome shotgun sequence genome window below encodes:
- the pdcd4b gene encoding programmed cell death protein 4b isoform X1: protein MLFPQRKGDRGSPGMYGQRTALCTMATEIEAWLNANHVAAEALSDSSPSGEDEKVETTKLDNEMNGNWITSPTVTIHEARVKAKAKRRLRKNSSRDSGRGDSLSDNGESTRSPLVTPTSPKSKLLDRKSRSGKGRGLPKKGGAGGKGVWGPPGEVYDLEEIDVRDPNYDEDQENCVYETVVLPLDEGAFEKTVTPIVQEYFEHGDTNEVVELLSELNLGEMKSGVPLLAVSLALEAKASHRELTSQLLTDLCGKVLSPDDVEKSFDRLLRELPDLVLDTPGAPQLVGQFIARAVGDQILSRNYIESYKGKVDCEHARAALDRAAVLLKMSKGGLRIENVWGTGGGQRPVKQLIKEVNLLLKEYLLSGEVMEAERCLRELEVPHFYHEFVYEAIVMVLESKGETTLKMILQLLKFLWESSVITVDQMSRGFQRIYAEIPEINIDVPCAYLVLEQFVEQSFSAGIIGKRLRDLCPCRGRKRFVSEGDGGCLKLESC from the exons CAGCCGAAGCTTTGAGTGACTCCAGTCCGTCTGGTGAAGACGAGAAGGTGGAGACCACCAAGCTGGACAATGAGATGAATGGGAACTGGATCACCTCTCCCACAGTTACCATCCACGAAGCGCGGGTGAAGGCCAAGGCCAAGAGGCGGCTGAGGAAGAACTCCTCCCGAGACTCTGGCCGGGGGGACTCCCTCAGCGATAACGGGGAGAGCACCCGCAGCCCGCTGGTCACCCCTACCAGCCCCAAGAGCAAGCTGCTGGACAGAAAGTCCCGGTCTGGGAAGGGCAGGGGACTGCCGAAGAAAG GTGGCGCTGGAGGTAAAGGAGTTTGGGGCCCTCCTGGCGAGGTGTATGACCTTGAAGAAATCGATGTCCGAGACCCAAATTATGATGAAGATCAG GAGAACTGTGTCTACGAAACTGTGGTCCTTCCACTGGATGAGGGGGCCTTTGAGAAGACTGTGACACCGATTGTGCAGGAGTACTTTGAGCATGGGGATACTAATGAAGTTGTA GAGCTGCTGAGTGAGTTGAATTTGGGAGAGATGAAGAGTGGTGTGCCATTGCTGGCAGTGTCCCTGGCCTTAGAGGCCAAAGCCAGCCACAGAGAGCTGACCTCCCAGCTGCTGACTGACCTGTGTGGGAAGGTGCTCAGCCCTGATGATGTGGAGAAATCATTTGACAGGTTGCTGAGGGAGCTGCCGGACCTAGTCTTGGACACGCCTGGGGCTCCACAG CTTGTTGGCCAGTTCATTGCACGAGCTGTTGGGGATCAAATCCTGTCCAGAAATTACATTGAGAGCTACAAAGGCAAAGTGGACTGTGAACATGCCAG AGCAGCCCTGGACCGAGCAGCAGTGCTGTTAAAAATGAGCAAGGGAGGTCTACGCATAGAGAACGTGTGGGGAACAGGAGGAGGCCAGAGGCCTGTCAAACAGCTCATAAAAGAG GTTAACTTGCTTCTGAAGGAGTACCTGTTGTCAGGAGAAGTAATGGAAGCAGAACGGTGTCTCAGGGAACTAGAAGTGCCTCATTTTTACCATGAATTTGTCTATGAA GCTATAGTCATGGTCTTGGAATCGAAAGGAGAGACGACCCTCAAAATGATTTTACAGCTACTCAAGTTTCTGTGGGAATCCTCTGTCATCACTGTAGACCAGATGAGTAGG GGATTTCAACGGATTTATGCAGAAATCCCAGAAATTAACATTGATGTTCCATGTGCTTATTTGGTGCTGGAGCAATTTGTGGAGCAGAGTTTCAGTGCTGGCATTATTGGCAAAAGGCTGAGAGACCTTTGTCCTTGCAG gggaCGGAAAAGATTTGTAAGCGAAGGAGATGGAGGATGCCTTAAACTTGAAAGCTGCTGA
- the pdcd4b gene encoding programmed cell death protein 4b isoform X2: MGHLMQCLSTRTALCTMATEIEAWLNANHVAAEALSDSSPSGEDEKVETTKLDNEMNGNWITSPTVTIHEARVKAKAKRRLRKNSSRDSGRGDSLSDNGESTRSPLVTPTSPKSKLLDRKSRSGKGRGLPKKGGAGGKGVWGPPGEVYDLEEIDVRDPNYDEDQENCVYETVVLPLDEGAFEKTVTPIVQEYFEHGDTNEVVELLSELNLGEMKSGVPLLAVSLALEAKASHRELTSQLLTDLCGKVLSPDDVEKSFDRLLRELPDLVLDTPGAPQLVGQFIARAVGDQILSRNYIESYKGKVDCEHARAALDRAAVLLKMSKGGLRIENVWGTGGGQRPVKQLIKEVNLLLKEYLLSGEVMEAERCLRELEVPHFYHEFVYEAIVMVLESKGETTLKMILQLLKFLWESSVITVDQMSRGFQRIYAEIPEINIDVPCAYLVLEQFVEQSFSAGIIGKRLRDLCPCRGRKRFVSEGDGGCLKLESC; encoded by the exons CAGCCGAAGCTTTGAGTGACTCCAGTCCGTCTGGTGAAGACGAGAAGGTGGAGACCACCAAGCTGGACAATGAGATGAATGGGAACTGGATCACCTCTCCCACAGTTACCATCCACGAAGCGCGGGTGAAGGCCAAGGCCAAGAGGCGGCTGAGGAAGAACTCCTCCCGAGACTCTGGCCGGGGGGACTCCCTCAGCGATAACGGGGAGAGCACCCGCAGCCCGCTGGTCACCCCTACCAGCCCCAAGAGCAAGCTGCTGGACAGAAAGTCCCGGTCTGGGAAGGGCAGGGGACTGCCGAAGAAAG GTGGCGCTGGAGGTAAAGGAGTTTGGGGCCCTCCTGGCGAGGTGTATGACCTTGAAGAAATCGATGTCCGAGACCCAAATTATGATGAAGATCAG GAGAACTGTGTCTACGAAACTGTGGTCCTTCCACTGGATGAGGGGGCCTTTGAGAAGACTGTGACACCGATTGTGCAGGAGTACTTTGAGCATGGGGATACTAATGAAGTTGTA GAGCTGCTGAGTGAGTTGAATTTGGGAGAGATGAAGAGTGGTGTGCCATTGCTGGCAGTGTCCCTGGCCTTAGAGGCCAAAGCCAGCCACAGAGAGCTGACCTCCCAGCTGCTGACTGACCTGTGTGGGAAGGTGCTCAGCCCTGATGATGTGGAGAAATCATTTGACAGGTTGCTGAGGGAGCTGCCGGACCTAGTCTTGGACACGCCTGGGGCTCCACAG CTTGTTGGCCAGTTCATTGCACGAGCTGTTGGGGATCAAATCCTGTCCAGAAATTACATTGAGAGCTACAAAGGCAAAGTGGACTGTGAACATGCCAG AGCAGCCCTGGACCGAGCAGCAGTGCTGTTAAAAATGAGCAAGGGAGGTCTACGCATAGAGAACGTGTGGGGAACAGGAGGAGGCCAGAGGCCTGTCAAACAGCTCATAAAAGAG GTTAACTTGCTTCTGAAGGAGTACCTGTTGTCAGGAGAAGTAATGGAAGCAGAACGGTGTCTCAGGGAACTAGAAGTGCCTCATTTTTACCATGAATTTGTCTATGAA GCTATAGTCATGGTCTTGGAATCGAAAGGAGAGACGACCCTCAAAATGATTTTACAGCTACTCAAGTTTCTGTGGGAATCCTCTGTCATCACTGTAGACCAGATGAGTAGG GGATTTCAACGGATTTATGCAGAAATCCCAGAAATTAACATTGATGTTCCATGTGCTTATTTGGTGCTGGAGCAATTTGTGGAGCAGAGTTTCAGTGCTGGCATTATTGGCAAAAGGCTGAGAGACCTTTGTCCTTGCAG gggaCGGAAAAGATTTGTAAGCGAAGGAGATGGAGGATGCCTTAAACTTGAAAGCTGCTGA
- the pdcd4b gene encoding programmed cell death protein 4b isoform X4, with protein MNGNWITSPTVTIHEARVKAKAKRRLRKNSSRDSGRGDSLSDNGESTRSPLVTPTSPKSKLLDRKSRSGKGRGLPKKGGAGGKGVWGPPGEVYDLEEIDVRDPNYDEDQENCVYETVVLPLDEGAFEKTVTPIVQEYFEHGDTNEVVELLSELNLGEMKSGVPLLAVSLALEAKASHRELTSQLLTDLCGKVLSPDDVEKSFDRLLRELPDLVLDTPGAPQLVGQFIARAVGDQILSRNYIESYKGKVDCEHARAALDRAAVLLKMSKGGLRIENVWGTGGGQRPVKQLIKEVNLLLKEYLLSGEVMEAERCLRELEVPHFYHEFVYEAIVMVLESKGETTLKMILQLLKFLWESSVITVDQMSRGFQRIYAEIPEINIDVPCAYLVLEQFVEQSFSAGIIGKRLRDLCPCRGRKRFVSEGDGGCLKLESC; from the exons ATGAATGGGAACTGGATCACCTCTCCCACAGTTACCATCCACGAAGCGCGGGTGAAGGCCAAGGCCAAGAGGCGGCTGAGGAAGAACTCCTCCCGAGACTCTGGCCGGGGGGACTCCCTCAGCGATAACGGGGAGAGCACCCGCAGCCCGCTGGTCACCCCTACCAGCCCCAAGAGCAAGCTGCTGGACAGAAAGTCCCGGTCTGGGAAGGGCAGGGGACTGCCGAAGAAAG GTGGCGCTGGAGGTAAAGGAGTTTGGGGCCCTCCTGGCGAGGTGTATGACCTTGAAGAAATCGATGTCCGAGACCCAAATTATGATGAAGATCAG GAGAACTGTGTCTACGAAACTGTGGTCCTTCCACTGGATGAGGGGGCCTTTGAGAAGACTGTGACACCGATTGTGCAGGAGTACTTTGAGCATGGGGATACTAATGAAGTTGTA GAGCTGCTGAGTGAGTTGAATTTGGGAGAGATGAAGAGTGGTGTGCCATTGCTGGCAGTGTCCCTGGCCTTAGAGGCCAAAGCCAGCCACAGAGAGCTGACCTCCCAGCTGCTGACTGACCTGTGTGGGAAGGTGCTCAGCCCTGATGATGTGGAGAAATCATTTGACAGGTTGCTGAGGGAGCTGCCGGACCTAGTCTTGGACACGCCTGGGGCTCCACAG CTTGTTGGCCAGTTCATTGCACGAGCTGTTGGGGATCAAATCCTGTCCAGAAATTACATTGAGAGCTACAAAGGCAAAGTGGACTGTGAACATGCCAG AGCAGCCCTGGACCGAGCAGCAGTGCTGTTAAAAATGAGCAAGGGAGGTCTACGCATAGAGAACGTGTGGGGAACAGGAGGAGGCCAGAGGCCTGTCAAACAGCTCATAAAAGAG GTTAACTTGCTTCTGAAGGAGTACCTGTTGTCAGGAGAAGTAATGGAAGCAGAACGGTGTCTCAGGGAACTAGAAGTGCCTCATTTTTACCATGAATTTGTCTATGAA GCTATAGTCATGGTCTTGGAATCGAAAGGAGAGACGACCCTCAAAATGATTTTACAGCTACTCAAGTTTCTGTGGGAATCCTCTGTCATCACTGTAGACCAGATGAGTAGG GGATTTCAACGGATTTATGCAGAAATCCCAGAAATTAACATTGATGTTCCATGTGCTTATTTGGTGCTGGAGCAATTTGTGGAGCAGAGTTTCAGTGCTGGCATTATTGGCAAAAGGCTGAGAGACCTTTGTCCTTGCAG gggaCGGAAAAGATTTGTAAGCGAAGGAGATGGAGGATGCCTTAAACTTGAAAGCTGCTGA
- the pdcd4b gene encoding programmed cell death protein 4b isoform X3: MATEIEAWLNANHVAAEALSDSSPSGEDEKVETTKLDNEMNGNWITSPTVTIHEARVKAKAKRRLRKNSSRDSGRGDSLSDNGESTRSPLVTPTSPKSKLLDRKSRSGKGRGLPKKGGAGGKGVWGPPGEVYDLEEIDVRDPNYDEDQENCVYETVVLPLDEGAFEKTVTPIVQEYFEHGDTNEVVELLSELNLGEMKSGVPLLAVSLALEAKASHRELTSQLLTDLCGKVLSPDDVEKSFDRLLRELPDLVLDTPGAPQLVGQFIARAVGDQILSRNYIESYKGKVDCEHARAALDRAAVLLKMSKGGLRIENVWGTGGGQRPVKQLIKEVNLLLKEYLLSGEVMEAERCLRELEVPHFYHEFVYEAIVMVLESKGETTLKMILQLLKFLWESSVITVDQMSRGFQRIYAEIPEINIDVPCAYLVLEQFVEQSFSAGIIGKRLRDLCPCRGRKRFVSEGDGGCLKLESC, encoded by the exons CAGCCGAAGCTTTGAGTGACTCCAGTCCGTCTGGTGAAGACGAGAAGGTGGAGACCACCAAGCTGGACAATGAGATGAATGGGAACTGGATCACCTCTCCCACAGTTACCATCCACGAAGCGCGGGTGAAGGCCAAGGCCAAGAGGCGGCTGAGGAAGAACTCCTCCCGAGACTCTGGCCGGGGGGACTCCCTCAGCGATAACGGGGAGAGCACCCGCAGCCCGCTGGTCACCCCTACCAGCCCCAAGAGCAAGCTGCTGGACAGAAAGTCCCGGTCTGGGAAGGGCAGGGGACTGCCGAAGAAAG GTGGCGCTGGAGGTAAAGGAGTTTGGGGCCCTCCTGGCGAGGTGTATGACCTTGAAGAAATCGATGTCCGAGACCCAAATTATGATGAAGATCAG GAGAACTGTGTCTACGAAACTGTGGTCCTTCCACTGGATGAGGGGGCCTTTGAGAAGACTGTGACACCGATTGTGCAGGAGTACTTTGAGCATGGGGATACTAATGAAGTTGTA GAGCTGCTGAGTGAGTTGAATTTGGGAGAGATGAAGAGTGGTGTGCCATTGCTGGCAGTGTCCCTGGCCTTAGAGGCCAAAGCCAGCCACAGAGAGCTGACCTCCCAGCTGCTGACTGACCTGTGTGGGAAGGTGCTCAGCCCTGATGATGTGGAGAAATCATTTGACAGGTTGCTGAGGGAGCTGCCGGACCTAGTCTTGGACACGCCTGGGGCTCCACAG CTTGTTGGCCAGTTCATTGCACGAGCTGTTGGGGATCAAATCCTGTCCAGAAATTACATTGAGAGCTACAAAGGCAAAGTGGACTGTGAACATGCCAG AGCAGCCCTGGACCGAGCAGCAGTGCTGTTAAAAATGAGCAAGGGAGGTCTACGCATAGAGAACGTGTGGGGAACAGGAGGAGGCCAGAGGCCTGTCAAACAGCTCATAAAAGAG GTTAACTTGCTTCTGAAGGAGTACCTGTTGTCAGGAGAAGTAATGGAAGCAGAACGGTGTCTCAGGGAACTAGAAGTGCCTCATTTTTACCATGAATTTGTCTATGAA GCTATAGTCATGGTCTTGGAATCGAAAGGAGAGACGACCCTCAAAATGATTTTACAGCTACTCAAGTTTCTGTGGGAATCCTCTGTCATCACTGTAGACCAGATGAGTAGG GGATTTCAACGGATTTATGCAGAAATCCCAGAAATTAACATTGATGTTCCATGTGCTTATTTGGTGCTGGAGCAATTTGTGGAGCAGAGTTTCAGTGCTGGCATTATTGGCAAAAGGCTGAGAGACCTTTGTCCTTGCAG gggaCGGAAAAGATTTGTAAGCGAAGGAGATGGAGGATGCCTTAAACTTGAAAGCTGCTGA